The Myxococcus virescens DNA window AACCGTAGAGGAACAGCGAGCGGCCGGAGTTCACCGCCGGGCCCAGCTTGTCCATCAGCTCCGCGGGGACGGTGAGGTGGCTGAGCGCCATCACCAGCTCCTCCTGGCTGACGACGGGCGTCTCCTCCGTCTGGCTGGTGATGAGCGCGTTGTACTGCTCGATTGGCACCGGCGCGGGGCCCACGTAGGTGGTGCGGGTGAGGGCGTCTCGCGCGTACTCGCGGCCCTTCTCCGACAGGATGAACTCCACGGACGCGCGGCCAAAGCCCTTGCCGCCGCGCAGGTCCACCAGCTTCTCCGTGGCGAGGAAGTCCACCACGTGCTCGATGACGCCTGGCCACGGCAGCCGCATCTCGTCCGCGATGCCCATGCCCGTGCCCGTGCCCGCGTAATAGAGGTACTTCAGGGCGATGTCGGACAGGATGCCCATCTTGAGCCCCGTGTCCTCCACCGACTTCGGCTCCGGTGGAGCGATGTCGAGGATGGATGGGTTCTCGAGCTTGAACGGATTGTCGTCGTAGTCGTAGCCAGCGGGAGGAGCCATCAAGCCCCGTTCTAGCCCATTCGATGGGCGGTCGGGCGCGGGACGTGGCCTCTTCCCTGGCTGCCCGCCCCCCTCCCATGCCGAAGAGGGGGGCGAAGCGGGGGGCTCAGATGTACGTGAGCCAGTCCGCGTAGCGCGGCTCCTGGCCACGCACGATGCGGAAGTACATGTCCTGCACGTACCGGGTGATGGGGCCGGGCTTGCCGTCGCCCACCTGGCGGTTGTCCACCTCGCGCACGGGGGTGATCTCCGCCGCCGTGCCGCAGAGGAAGATCTCGTTGGTGATGTAGAGCGCGTCGCGGGTGAAGGTGACCTCCTCCACCGTGCGGCCGCTGTCGCGCAGGATGTGCAGCACCGTGTCGCGGGTGATGCCGTCCAGGATGGGGCCGGACAGCGGGGGCGTCTTGATGATGCCCTTCTTGTTCACCTGGAAGATGTTCTCTCCGGAGGCCTCGGCCACGAAGCCGCTGATGTCCAGGAGGATGGCCTCGTCGTAGCCCGCCAGCACCGCCTCGCGCTTGGCGAGGATGGAGTTGACGTACTGGCCGGTAATCTTCCCGCGCACCATGTTCACGTTGACGTGCATGCGCGTGTACGAGCTGACCTTGGCGCGGATGCCTTCCTTGATGCCCTTGTCGCCCAGGTACGCGCCCCAGTCCCAGGCCGTCACGGCCGTGCGGGTGGGGTTCACCGCGCCCAGGCCCATGGCGCCGTCGCCCATGAAGGCCACCGGCCGCAAGTACGCGCCGTTGGCGAACAGGTCCTTCTGCGCGCGGAGCAGATTCACGCACGCGTCGAAGAGCTCGTCCTCGGTGTACGGAATCTTCAGCATGATGATGTGCGCCGAGTCGAGCAGCCGGCGGACGTGCTCACGCAGCCGGAAGACGGCCAGCCGTCCGTCGTGCGTCTTGTATGCGCGGATGCCCTCGAAGACACCCAGGCCATAGTGAAGCGCGTGCGTCATCAGATGCACGTGGCCCTCGTCCCATTTCATCAGTCGGCCGTCGAGCCAGATTTGCTCGGCGCGCACTCCACTACTCGAGGTCGAGCTCATTCGATGTTCCTTCGCCTGGATGTTGAGGGGGGGACAGCCAGGGCCTTCTAGCCAGTGAAACCTATGAGGTCAAAGCGTGTTTCTCGTCCCGAAACAGTCACAGCACCGGTGGCAGGGGGGCGAGCATCCGACGAAGGAACGGGAGGTCCTCCGCGAGTGCCGCCCTGCCGAATTGTAACGCCTTCGAGGCCAGTTCCACCGACGGTACGACGTCCAGCGGTGACAGTGTTCGCGGAAAGCGTTTGACGTGGTGCGTATAGGGAAGGTTGGGCGCCACCGTCATCGCGGCGAGCCGCTGGAGGGGCAGCCAGAAGGGCGTGGTCAGCTTCGGAGCGAAGCCGTCGAGCGCGAGGATGAACG harbors:
- a CDS encoding branched-chain amino acid transaminase, yielding MSSTSSSGVRAEQIWLDGRLMKWDEGHVHLMTHALHYGLGVFEGIRAYKTHDGRLAVFRLREHVRRLLDSAHIIMLKIPYTEDELFDACVNLLRAQKDLFANGAYLRPVAFMGDGAMGLGAVNPTRTAVTAWDWGAYLGDKGIKEGIRAKVSSYTRMHVNVNMVRGKITGQYVNSILAKREAVLAGYDEAILLDISGFVAEASGENIFQVNKKGIIKTPPLSGPILDGITRDTVLHILRDSGRTVEEVTFTRDALYITNEIFLCGTAAEITPVREVDNRQVGDGKPGPITRYVQDMYFRIVRGQEPRYADWLTYI